TCAGAGACGTGGCCGCCGCGGCCGGAGTCTCCATCACGACCGTCTCCGACGCCCTCAACGGCAAGGGCCGGCTCCCGGACGCCACCCGACGCCATGTCCGCGAAGTCGCCGACCGGCTGGGCTATCGGCCCTCAGCGGCGGCTCGCACACTCCGTACCGGCAAGTCGGGCCTCATCGGCCTGACCGTGACGACGTACGGGGATGAACCTTTCACCTTCACCGAGTTCGCGTACTTCGCCGAGATGGCGCGAGCCGCCACCTCGGCCGCGCTCGCCCGCGGCTACGCCCTCGTGATCCTCCCCGCGACCTCGCGCCACGACGTGTGGTCGAACGTCGCCCTGGACGGCACGGTCGTCATCGACCCGTCCGACCAGGACCCGGTGGTCAGCGAGCTCGTCCGGCAGGGCTTACCGGTCGTCTCCGACGGCCGCCCGGCCGGCTCGCTCCCGGTGACCGCCTGGGTCGACAACGATCACGAGGCCGCGGTCCTGGGCATCCTGGACCACCTGGCCGACGCCGGCGCCCGCCGCATCGGCCTGCTCACGGGCACGAGCACGGACACATACACACACCTCTCGACCACCGCATACCTGCGTTGGTGCGAGCGGGTGGGCCAGGATCCGGTGTACGAGTCGTATCCGGCGCACGATCCGTGCGCGGGGGCCGTCGCCGCCGACCGGCTGCTCGCCCGGCCCGACCGGCCCGACGCGGTCTACGGCCTGTTCGACCCCAACGGCACGGATCTGCTCGCGGCGGCGCGACGCTACGGCATGCGGGTGCCCGAGGACCTGCTGCTCGTGTGCTGCAGCGAGTCCACGGTGTACGCGAACACCGAGCCGCCGGTCACCACGCTGTCCCTGAAGCCGCGGCGGATCGGTACGGCGGTGGTGCAACTCCTCATCGATGCCATCGAGGGGGTCGAATCCGACCTGCCGATCGAGCAGGTGATACCGACGGAACTGATCGTGCGGACGTCGTCCCAGCGGCGTCCACCGAGGACAACGGTCAGTCCGCCTCGGTCGCCTGAGGGGAAGTAGGGGCGGGGGTGCCTCCGGGGGCAGGGTCGGTGCCGGCGCCGGTGTCGGTGCCGTACCGGCGGGGGTGGGGTTGGGCGGGGTGAGGGATGCGGGGTGTCCGGAGTTCCGTCGGGTCCCGGGGGGATGGGGCGGTGCCGTCCGGGTGGGTGTGGGGCTCGGGCAGGGGTGCCGGGTGAGGGTGTCCGGGGTTCCATCGGGGGCCGTAGTCGGACGGAAGTCGGTACGGCCAGGTCCGCTCCGGGCACTGTGGCGGGGGACGCGGTACCAGGCGGGCTCGGGGCCGGGTGGCGGTCGGGGCGGCGCCCGGACTTCCACAGGGTGCGGTGGTTGTACGGAAGCGGAAGCCGGGCTTGCTCCGGGTGCCCATGGGGCTCAGTGCCGACGCTTCCGTCAAGTGCCGCAGGGCGCCCGTCATCGAGACTCCCTTCGGGCGCCGTCGCGAGCGGAACGGGGCCGGGACTCCCACCCGCCATCCCGTTCACCCGAGGCAGCGCCCGTAGTAGGCCCACCGGGCGCCCCGAGCAGGGCCGGGACGGCGCTGCCAGGCGCCATGAGGATGGCCGGAGCGGTACTGGTGACTCCCGTGACTCCCCTGGGCCCGGGGCCGTACAGGCCCCCCTCAAGCGCCCGTGGCAGGCCGAACGGCGCCGGTCCCACCGCCCACCCCGCGCCGAGGCCAGCAGGGCGGGCGGTGAGGCCCGCAGAGCCCCCACGAGCCCGCAGCCGCCGACGAGACGGGAGCGGGTCGTGGCGGTGCGGCGCAGCCCGCCGCGTACCCGGCACCAACCCGTCCAGCCGTGGTGATCAACCGAAGGGCACCGAAGGGCACCGAAGGGCACCGAAGGGCACCGAAGGCGGCGGGCTCGCCGTACCGCCACGACCCCGACCCACCCACCAACCAACCGCGCTGCGGGCGAACACCGCCTCACCCAGCCAACCCGCACCACCCCCGACCACACACCCCACGCACCCCACGCACCCCACCGCAAGCGACCCCCACCGGCGATTTCCAGCCGCCTCAACGGCGTGAACCAACCCCCGGCCAACCCCCGTCAAGCAGACGGCCAACAGCCGAACCCCTGCCCAATCGGGGCGAAAGCCGCGGTGGACCGGAGTCCTGGTCCGATTCAGCACCCCTGGGTCATCACATGGCGCGATCCGCATTCCTATGATGGGCCCACGACACCGCGGGCCGCTGCGACCAGGCAGTCCGACGCGGTGCAGACGCGGCGTGATGGTGGAGGGGTCGATGACTCAGGGGGCCGGTCAGGGACCCGAGACGGAGCGCACGGCGACGTTGCGCGACTTCCGGGTACCGGCGTATGTCCACGAGACCGGTCCGTACGCCGACAGCGCGCAGCCCGGCGAGGCCGTACGACCCGACGAGGAGGCCTTTGACGAGGCCTTCGACGAGGTCTATCCGGAGGGCTACACGCCCACTCAGCGCGATCTGCCCGTCATCCGTCGGGGTGACACGGTTCAGGTCGCGGTGGACCCGGCGTCGGCGGCCGTCCCGCAGCAGACGGAGGGCCCCGGTCCGCTGTTCGTCGTAGGGGATGTACACGGCTATCTGGACGAACTGGTGGCCGCCCTGCGGGAGAAGGGCCTGATCGAC
The nucleotide sequence above comes from Streptomyces sp. N50. Encoded proteins:
- a CDS encoding LacI family DNA-binding transcriptional regulator, with the protein product MTAAGKHQVSRAETSRRGSRPGRAGIRDVAAAAGVSITTVSDALNGKGRLPDATRRHVREVADRLGYRPSAAARTLRTGKSGLIGLTVTTYGDEPFTFTEFAYFAEMARAATSAALARGYALVILPATSRHDVWSNVALDGTVVIDPSDQDPVVSELVRQGLPVVSDGRPAGSLPVTAWVDNDHEAAVLGILDHLADAGARRIGLLTGTSTDTYTHLSTTAYLRWCERVGQDPVYESYPAHDPCAGAVAADRLLARPDRPDAVYGLFDPNGTDLLAAARRYGMRVPEDLLLVCCSESTVYANTEPPVTTLSLKPRRIGTAVVQLLIDAIEGVESDLPIEQVIPTELIVRTSSQRRPPRTTVSPPRSPEGK